A single genomic interval of Deinococcus misasensis DSM 22328 harbors:
- a CDS encoding peptidylprolyl isomerase, giving the protein MSDQYIPEGYTLTPFLSTERKTRFSDAPELGDGIEPGKQYKAVFETNKGRIVIDLYAEQVPVTVNNFVFLIRNHYYDGIVFHRVLEDFMAQTGDPTGTGSGGPGYSFEDEFDADLRHRGKGVLSMANRGPNTNGSQLFITFVDTPWLDGKHAVFGRVSEGLNVLDKLQRIDPQRPSAFIQPDRIEQAYVVEKGAKDF; this is encoded by the coding sequence ATGAGCGACCAATACATCCCCGAGGGTTACACCCTGACCCCTTTCCTGTCCACCGAACGCAAAACCCGTTTCTCTGACGCTCCCGAATTGGGAGACGGCATCGAGCCCGGCAAACAATACAAGGCCGTTTTTGAAACCAACAAAGGCCGCATCGTGATTGACCTGTACGCCGAGCAAGTGCCCGTGACCGTCAACAACTTCGTGTTCCTGATCCGCAACCACTACTACGATGGCATCGTGTTTCACCGTGTCCTCGAAGACTTCATGGCCCAGACCGGAGACCCCACCGGAACCGGCTCGGGGGGGCCCGGTTACAGCTTTGAAGATGAATTTGATGCAGACCTCCGCCACCGTGGCAAAGGGGTCCTCAGCATGGCCAACCGGGGTCCCAACACCAACGGTTCCCAGCTGTTCATCACCTTTGTGGACACCCCTTGGCTCGATGGCAAACACGCCGTGTTTGGTCGGGTCTCTGAAGGCCTGAATGTGCTGGACAAACTGCAGCGCATTGATCCTCAGCGTCCTTCTGCTTTCATCCAGCCTGACCGCATTGAGCAGGCTTATGTGGTGGAAAAAGGCGCAAAAGACTTTTAA
- a CDS encoding zinc metallopeptidase — protein sequence MLFTPFTLLIFALIIGSFLIQGYLTRTYRTYSQIANTRGLTGAQVARKLLDDAGLHNVPVEMAPGFLSDHYDPRSKVVRLSEHNFHQPSLAAAAVAAHEVGHALQDAQRNPALVLRSQLAPALMLGANFGPLLVVLGFIFKLSGLTLLGVMLFAAAVAFHLITLPVEFDASKRALVDLESKGLLTLQENRGARTVLNAAALTYIAGFAIALAQLLEYLYLFTGSRND from the coding sequence GTGCTGTTCACCCCTTTCACCCTGCTGATTTTTGCCCTGATCATCGGTTCGTTCCTGATTCAGGGTTACCTGACCCGCACCTACCGCACCTATTCCCAGATCGCCAACACACGTGGCCTGACCGGGGCTCAGGTGGCCCGCAAACTGCTGGATGATGCTGGACTCCACAATGTTCCCGTGGAGATGGCTCCCGGCTTTCTCAGCGACCACTACGACCCCAGAAGCAAAGTGGTGCGCCTGAGTGAACACAACTTCCACCAGCCCAGTCTGGCAGCTGCAGCGGTGGCCGCCCACGAGGTCGGACATGCCCTGCAAGACGCCCAGAGAAACCCTGCTCTGGTCCTGAGAAGCCAACTGGCTCCAGCCCTGATGCTGGGGGCCAATTTCGGACCCCTTCTGGTGGTTCTGGGATTCATCTTCAAACTCAGTGGCCTGACCTTGCTGGGTGTGATGCTGTTTGCCGCTGCCGTGGCCTTCCATCTGATCACCCTGCCTGTGGAGTTTGACGCCTCCAAACGGGCTCTGGTTGATCTGGAAAGCAAGGGTCTGCTGACCTTGCAGGAAAACAGAGGTGCACGCACGGTGCTGAACGCTGCGGCCCTGACCTACATCGCAGGGTTCGCCATCGCTCTGGCCCAGTTGCTGGAATACCTGTACCTGTTCACAGGATCCAGAAACGACTGA